One Lentimicrobiaceae bacterium genomic region harbors:
- a CDS encoding OmpA family protein has protein sequence MKTKPKILIALILITTLFSINLFAQRTTDIENGKDHPLVSRFDGAIIEFYKETKWGTYKLPVNDKGAIDWENPMNLEGKVTRIQYSTSSENNAEFVLHNYKSALSKAGYKILIAVANEELGVSDRPHTWTDRYYRSGLYGNDGLNNEKFGIGLNFPIWKNNHSFIVAKGNKEGKNIYVIVYSVVDNYTLITQDVVEIEAVETGMVTAENISKGIQTEGYFAVYDIFFDVGKSEVKPESADALKTIAEYLNANKTQKVLIVGHTDNTGNFDMNVSLSKDRANAVMEKLVSEYAVAREQLKPYGVGSVSPVASNSTEEGRAKNRRVEIVEQ, from the coding sequence ATGAAAACAAAACCAAAAATTTTAATCGCACTTATTCTTATCACAACATTGTTTTCGATAAATTTATTTGCTCAACGGACAACTGATATTGAAAATGGTAAAGACCATCCATTAGTTAGTCGTTTTGATGGTGCTATAATCGAGTTTTACAAAGAAACAAAATGGGGAACTTATAAATTGCCTGTAAACGACAAAGGAGCTATTGATTGGGAAAACCCCATGAATTTGGAAGGAAAGGTTACCCGCATTCAGTATTCTACTTCAAGTGAGAATAATGCAGAATTTGTTTTACACAATTACAAATCAGCTCTTTCAAAAGCGGGTTATAAAATCTTAATAGCTGTAGCTAATGAAGAGTTAGGTGTATCCGACAGACCGCATACATGGACAGACAGGTACTACCGTTCAGGATTATATGGAAACGATGGGTTAAATAATGAAAAATTTGGAATTGGATTGAATTTTCCTATTTGGAAAAACAACCATTCGTTTATTGTTGCAAAAGGAAATAAGGAAGGAAAAAACATTTATGTAATTGTTTATTCGGTGGTTGACAATTATACGTTAATTACTCAAGATGTTGTTGAAATTGAAGCTGTTGAAACTGGAATGGTTACTGCCGAAAATATTTCGAAAGGAATTCAAACCGAAGGATATTTTGCTGTTTATGATATCTTTTTTGATGTAGGAAAATCTGAAGTAAAACCGGAATCTGCCGATGCATTGAAAACCATTGCCGAATACCTCAACGCCAATAAAACTCAAAAAGTTTTAATAGTCGGACATACGGATAATACGGGCAATTTTGATATGAATGTAAGTCTTTCAAAAGACCGAGCAAACGCAGTAATGGAAAAGCTAGTATCTGAATATGCTGTTGCAAGAGAGCAACTTAAACCTTATGGTGTAGGCTCTGTTTCTCCTGTAGCTAGCAATTCAACTGAAGAAGGTAGAGCCAAAAACAGACGTGTTGAGATAGTAGAACAATAA
- the aat gene encoding leucyl/phenylalanyl-tRNA--protein transferase produces the protein MVILLDHPDIPFPSVEEANEDGLLAVGGDLSVKRLVEAYSKGIFPWFTNDEYILWWSLPERMVLFLDDFKVSKSLRLLIKKNIFKVTFNKAFQQVIFNCANVKRKHESGTWITPKLQEAYVNLHEKGYAHSVEVWYNDELVGGLYGVVVGKAFCGESMFHTMSNTSKIALYYLIELLKEKQFHFIDAQTYTDHLASLGAKMITRKNYIYLLEKAVAADQ, from the coding sequence ATGGTAATATTATTGGACCATCCTGATATACCGTTTCCATCGGTTGAAGAAGCCAACGAAGATGGGTTACTTGCAGTTGGTGGCGATTTAAGTGTGAAAAGATTAGTAGAAGCATACAGCAAAGGCATTTTCCCTTGGTTTACAAATGATGAATATATTTTGTGGTGGTCGTTGCCCGAAAGAATGGTGCTATTTTTAGACGATTTCAAGGTATCGAAATCATTGCGTTTACTGATTAAAAAGAACATTTTTAAAGTAACATTCAACAAGGCATTTCAGCAGGTTATATTTAATTGTGCAAATGTGAAACGCAAGCATGAATCGGGAACATGGATTACACCAAAATTGCAGGAAGCCTACGTAAACTTGCACGAAAAAGGTTATGCACACTCGGTTGAAGTTTGGTACAACGATGAGTTAGTCGGCGGTTTGTATGGAGTTGTCGTTGGTAAAGCCTTTTGCGGCGAATCTATGTTTCATACAATGTCTAATACATCAAAAATAGCCTTGTACTATCTTATCGAATTGCTTAAGGAAAAGCAATTTCATTTCATTGATGCTCAAACATATACAGACCATTTGGCAAGTTTGGGTGCAAAAATGATTACCCGAAAGAATTATATTTATTTATTAGAAAAAGCAGTAGCTGCAGACCAATAA